The following nucleotide sequence is from Futiania mangrovi.
AACGGCTTGCCCGCGCGGTCGGAGGAGCCCTGGATGGCGCGTGCGATCACCTCCTTGCCGACACCGGATTCGCCGTCGATCAGCACGGGGATGGACGACTTTGCCGCCCGCTCCGCCAGCTTCAGCACCTGGCGCATCGGCAGCGAGCGCGCGATGAGATCGTTGAAGCCCAGCGTGTTCGACGCCCGGCGCTTCAGCCGCTCCACCTCGCCGCTCAACCGGTTCAGCTTGAGGCAGTTCTCGATGGAAACCTGCAGCCGTTCCGGACTCGCGGGCTTCACGATGAAATCGTTTGCGCCCGCGCGCATCGCCTCGACCACGGTCGTGACGCTTCCATGCGCGGTCAGGACAATCACGGGCAGACCGGGCCGTTCCGGCTTGATCTCCGCCAGCACGGCCATGCCGTTCATGCCGGGCATCACGAGGTCCAGCAGCACAAGATCGACGTCGGCTCCCTTCGGCCCACGCAGATAGTCGAGCGCAGCACGCCCGTCCTGCGCCGTTTCCGTCACGTAGCCCTGCGTGCCCACAACCGATTCCAGCAGGCGCCGCTGTGCCGGATCATCGTCGACGATCAGTATCTTCTGAACCATTGCCAATCCCGCTTCGGCTTGCATGCCCCCCTCGCCCCTTGCGGGCAAGCACGCAACTTCTATTAACCCTACACGCGACCCCGCGTCATCCGCAATACGGAGTCCCAAAATCACACAATCGACGCCGATGCTTAAGGCCACGTTAAGGGCGCGGCAAGAAGGGCTTGCCGCGGTTCGCTTGAAAAAAACACGCGGTGGCGGGGAACCCGGTGTCACGGGAGAGCGTTACACTGTTGCCGGTCGTGACTGTCATGGCTGGCGTGCAGTGTGTCTTTATCGAGACGTTCGCCATCACAGTGTTGCGCCTATGCAACGTCGGCGAGCTTAATGCCTTAAGGGGAGGTCCGCGGTTGCCCTTCGTGCAAGGGCTGTGCGAAGAATGGCGATGCGGGGTTTTATCGGTTCGAAGCCCTGACTTGGTCATGCACACCGGACCTGTGCGGAAATTTACGGAGACGAGGGATGAGGGCAATCTCCCGAGCGATGATGATGGGTGCTTTTCTGGGCCTGGCCGGTTGCGCGGGCCTCGGCGGCACCTTCCATGCAGAAGATTTCATCGGCCAGAACATTCAGGGTTCTGACTTCAACGCCCACCTTGCGCGCGAGTATCAGAGCGTTGCGCGCCTGGAGGCGAAGGAGCACGTGAACTGGTACCAGTCCGGCCTCTACACCAACAAGGGTCTCGCGGCGATGGGCGGCGAGACGGTTCTTCCGTGGGAGCCGGCCGACTTCGGTGTCGGCGGTGACGCGGACGCATGGCGCAACGACCTGCTCGCGGCGCTCGATGCCAACCGGTCCGCGCGTCCGGAGGCTTGCGCCCGCGCCCAGGTGATGTACGACGCCTACCTGCACGCCAGCGACAGCGTCTATCCGCCCACGCCGGCGGAGCGTGCGGAGCAGTTCAAGGACGCGCTCGCGGCCTGCAAGGGCGGTGCACCGGTTGCGGCTCCCGCCGCTCCGAACGCGTTCACCATCTACTTCGGCTTCGACAAGTACAATCTGACGGCGGAAGCCCAGCGCGTCGTGGACAGCATCGTGTCGGCTCTGCGCGGCATGGCTGCGCCGCGCGTCACGGTTGACGGCCACACCGACACAGCCGGCCCGTCGGCTTACAACCTCGGCCTCGGCGACCGCCGTGCCAAGGCTGTGCAGAAGGCCCTGACGGACCGCGGCGTGGGTGCGGGCGCGATCTCGACCGACACGCTCGGCGAGTCGCAGCTGGCCGTTCCGACTGCGGACGGCACGCCTGAGCCGCTCAACCGCCGCGCGGTCATCACGATCAAGTAAGATCGCGGACCGGTTTCGGACCCCCGCACGGGATCCGGAGTGAGATGGAAGGCCCCGCCACCTCGGCGGGGCCTTTCTCTTTTCGCCCCGCGGGCCATATCCCCGGGCAGGGCCTGCCGGGGCCCTCGATGGCAGAATGGCGGAGCGGACAGGCCTCACGATGGAGCAGGACGAGGAGCGCAACAGGCTGGGCGGCAGGGTGCGCCGGTACGCGCGGGTCTCCACCAATGTGGGCGGGCTTGCTGCGCGCTTCGCCGGCAGCCGCCTGCTCGGGATGGACCTCGACCGCGGCCGGCATGCCAGCGAGTTGACGGCAGCTCTGGGCGGGCTGAAGGGCCCCCTGATGAAGGTGGCGCAGCTTCTCGCGACGATTCCCGAGGCCTTGCCGGACGAATATGCGCAGGAGCTTGCCACGCTCCAGTCGAACGCGCCGCCCATGGGCTGGCCGTTCGTGCGCCGCAGGATGTCCGCGGAACTCGGCCCGGACTGGCAGGCGAGATTCGCGCAGTTTGGCCGCGATGCCGTGGCGGCCGCCTCGCTGGGGCAGGTACACAGGGCAACGGCGCACGATGGGCGCCTGCTCGCGGTCAAGCTCCAGTATCCCGAGATGGCCTCTGCGGTAGAGGCCGACCTGCGCCAGCTTTCGGTCATTCTCGCGATCTTCCGCCGCATGGACGGCGCCATCGACCCCTCGCAGATCGGCGAGGAGATCGGGATGCGGCTGCGCGAGGAGCTGGATTACGGCCTGGAACGCCGGCACATGCGGCTCTATCGCAGGATGCTGGCGGACGTGCCGGAGGTGACCGTTCCGGAGCCGGTGGAGAGCCTGTCGACGGGCCGCCTGCTGACCATGGAGTGGCTGGACGGAAAGCCCGTTCTGGACTTCACGGACGCGCCCCAGGAGGCCCGCAATCGCATTGCCGAGGCCATGTTCAAGGCATGGTGGCGGCCCTTCTCGGGGTTCGGCGCGATCCACGGCGACCCGCATCTCGGAAATTACACGGTGCGCGAAGACGGCGGCCTGAACCTTCTGGATTTCGGCTGCATCCGTACCTTCCCGCCGGAGTTCGTCCGCGGCGTCGTGGATCTCTACCGGGCAATCCGCGACGGTGACCGGGCGCTCGCCGTGCACGCCTACGAAACCTGGGGCTTCCGCAACCTCACAGCGGAGATGGTCGACGCGCTGAACATCTGGGCGCGTTTCATCTACGGGCCGATGCTCGAGGACCGGGTGCGAACCATTGCCGACGGTGTGAGCCCCGGGCAATACGGGCGCGCGGAGGCGCAGGAGGTGCATGGCCGCTTGCGCAGGCTGGGCAAGATCACCCCGCCGCGCGAGTTCGTGTTCATGGACCGGGCCGCCATCGGGCTGGGCGCGGTGTTTCTGCGCCTGGGCGCCGAATTGAACTGGCACCGGCTCTTCAACGCGATGATCGGCGATTTCGACACCGGCGGGCTTCGGGACGCGCAGGGGCGTGCGTTCTGCGATGCGGACGTGCCCCTGCCTGCAGCCGCGCACGCCTCGGCCTAGCAGACCGAATTCCTCAGCTGTCCGTACCAGTTCGCTTGCGGGGCGGCGCGGGTTTCGGTATTCCGAGTGTCATTATCGGGGTAATCGTTCGGGACAGGACCGGTATGGCTAAGAAGACCGAGGAGGGGGCGCGCATGGACATTGCAGAGCACGAGCGGACATGGGCCGGATTCGTGACGTTCACGAAATGGGGAACCATTTCGGTCGCGCTCGTGTTGATCCTGATGGCACTGTTCCTTCTCTGAGGGAACGGCGCCGCACTGCCGTGTGCGCTATCGCGGCGGAGATCCATCCGCCGGCCGGGGAGGGGCCATGAAAATCGCAATCCCGAAGGAGACACGGGACAAGGAGCCCCGTGTCGCCGCAACGCCTGAGACCGTGAAGAAATTCATCGGCCTCGGTGCCGAGGTGACGGTCGAGAAGGGCGCCGGAGCGGGCTCGTACATCGCCGACGCGCTCTTCGAGGAAGCGGGTGCGAAGATCGCGGGCACGCACAAGACGTGCGTCTCCGGTGCGGACGTGGTGCTGAAGGTGCGCCGCCCGCAGGAGAAGGAGCTGAAGGACTACAAGTCCGGCACGGTGGTCGCCTGCCTCCTCAATCCCTACAACGATCCGGACACGATGAAGGCCTGCGCGGACGCGGGCCTTACCGTCTTCGCCATGGAATTCATTCCGCGCATCACGCGCGCGCAGTCGATGGATGTGCTGTCGAGCCAGGCGAACCTCGCGGGCTACCGCGCGGTGGTCGAGGCGGCGGCGCTGTTCGAGAAGGCCATGCCGATGATGATGACCGCCGCGGGCACCGTCGCCCCCGCCAAGGCCTTCGTGATGGGCGCGGGCGTCGCGGGCCTGCAGGCGATCGCCACGGCAAGGCGTCTCGGCGCGGTCGTGACCGCGACCGACGTGCGCCCAGCCGCGAAGGAGCAGGTCGAATCGCTGGGCGCCAAGTTCATCGCGGTCGAGGACGAGGAATTCAAGCAGGCCGAGACCGCGGGCGGCTACGCCAAGGAGATGTCGGAAGAGTACCGCAAGAAGCAGGCGGAGCTTGTGGCAAGCCATGTCGCCAAGCAGGACATGGTCATCACCACGGCGCTCATTCCCGGCCGCCCGGCACCGGTCCTCGTGACCGAGGAGATGGTGAAGGCGATGCGCCCCGGCTCCGTCATCGTCGACCTGGCGGTCGAGCAGGGCGGCAATTGCCCGCTGTCGAAGCCCGACGAGGTTGTCGAGGCGCATGGCGTGCGCATCGTCGGCTATCCCAACATGGCGGGCCGCATCGCGGTCGATGCCTCGGCGCTCTATGCGCGCAACCTTCTGAACTTCCTGACGCCGATGATCGACAAGGAGAAGGGCGCGCTCGCCATCGACTGGGATGACGACATCGTGAAAGGCACGCTGATCGCCCGCGACGGTGCGGTCGTGCATCCGAACTTCGCGAAATCCGGCTGAGGCCAGGGGGGACAACCATGGCGCAGGACCTGAACGCAGCACTGGAGACGGCCCGGGCGGCGCGCGACGCGCTCGACGCTGCCATCGCGCAGGCCGCCGAGACGGCACAGGCGATGGAAGGCACGGCGGGCGCGGTCGCAGATGCCGCCGGCCACGCGACAGGCATCGACCCGTTCATCTTCCGCATCGCGATCTTCGTGCTGGCGATCTTCGTCGGCTACTACGTGGTGTGGAGCGTGACGCCCGCACTGCACACGCCGCTGATGTCGGTGACCAACGCGATCTCCTCGGTGATCGTGGTCGGTGCACTTCTGGCCGTGGGCGTGTCGCTCGGCGACGTGACGAGCGAGAGCGCCGGCTGGGGCGCGAAGATCCTGGGGTTCCTCGCGCTCGTCATGGCGAGCGTGAATATCTTCGGGGGCTTCCTCGTCACCCAGCGGATGCTGGCCATGTACAAGAAGAAGACCTGAAGGGGGCTAGAGAGACATGTCAGCCAATCTCGCGGCCCTTCTCTACCTGGTTTCCGGGGTCCTGTTCATCCTTGCGCTGCGCGGCCTGTCGCATCCGACGACCTCGCAGCGGGGCAACCGCATGGGCATGGTCGGCATGGCCATTGCCGTCGTCACGACGCTGTTCGTGGCGGCGCCATCGGACCTGACCTCCTGGGTGCTGATTCTCGCCGGCATCGCCATCGGCGGCGGCATCGGCGCGAAGATCGCGCGCGACGTGCCGATGACGAGCATGCCGCAGCTCGTCGCGGCCTTCCACTCCCTGGTCGGCATGGCCGCGGTGTTCGTGGCGGCGGCCGCGCTCTATGCGCCGGAAGCGTTCGGCATCGGCACGCTCGGCAACATCAAGACGGCGAGCCTGATCGAGATGGCCCTCGGGGCCGCGATCGGCGCGATCACCTTCTCCGGCTCGATCATCGCGTTTCTGAAGCTCGACGGGCGCATGTCGGGAAAGCCGATCACCTTCCCGAACCAGCACCTGGTGAACCTCGCGCTCGGCATTGCGCTGGTCGTGCTCATCATCTGGTTCACGGCGACGGACAGCGCGCTTGCGTTCTGGCTGCTGGCGCTGCTCGCCTTCGCCATCGGCGTGCTGATCATCATCCCGATCGGCGGCGCGGACATGCCGGTCGTCGTGTCGATGCTCAACTCCTACTCGGGCTGGGCCGCGGCGGGCATCGGCTTCACGCTGGAAAACACGGCGCTGATCATCACGGGCGCGCTGGTGGGCTCGTCGGGCGCGATTCTCAGCTACATCATGTGCAAGGGCATGAACCGCTCCTTCTTCTCCGTCATCCTCGGCGGCTTCGGCGGGGAGACTGTGGCGGCTGCAGCCGGCGAGGTTGAGCAGCGCCCGGTGAAGCAGGGCTCGGCGGAAGACGCGGCCTTCGTGATGAAGAACGCCTCCAAGGTCATCATCGTGCCGGGCTATGGCATGGCGGTGGCGCAGGCCCAGCACGCGGTGCGCGAGATGGCCGACCTGCTGAAGGAGGCGGGCGTCGAGGTGAAGTACGCCATCCATCCCGTCGCGGGCCGCATGCCCGGCCACATGAACGTTCTGCTGGCCGAGGCGCAGGTGCCCTATGACGAGGTGTTCGAGCTGGAGGACATCAATTCGGAGTTCTCCGACGCCGACGTTGCCTTCGTGATAGGTGCCAACGACGTGACCAACCCGGCGGCCAAGACCGACAAGTCCTCGCCGATCTACGGCATGCCGGTGCTCGACGTGGAGAAGGCGCGCACCGTCCTCTTCGTGAAGCGC
It contains:
- a CDS encoding OmpA family protein; the protein is MRAISRAMMMGAFLGLAGCAGLGGTFHAEDFIGQNIQGSDFNAHLAREYQSVARLEAKEHVNWYQSGLYTNKGLAAMGGETVLPWEPADFGVGGDADAWRNDLLAALDANRSARPEACARAQVMYDAYLHASDSVYPPTPAERAEQFKDALAACKGGAPVAAPAAPNAFTIYFGFDKYNLTAEAQRVVDSIVSALRGMAAPRVTVDGHTDTAGPSAYNLGLGDRRAKAVQKALTDRGVGAGAISTDTLGESQLAVPTADGTPEPLNRRAVITIK
- a CDS encoding ABC1 kinase family protein — protein: MAERTGLTMEQDEERNRLGGRVRRYARVSTNVGGLAARFAGSRLLGMDLDRGRHASELTAALGGLKGPLMKVAQLLATIPEALPDEYAQELATLQSNAPPMGWPFVRRRMSAELGPDWQARFAQFGRDAVAAASLGQVHRATAHDGRLLAVKLQYPEMASAVEADLRQLSVILAIFRRMDGAIDPSQIGEEIGMRLREELDYGLERRHMRLYRRMLADVPEVTVPEPVESLSTGRLLTMEWLDGKPVLDFTDAPQEARNRIAEAMFKAWWRPFSGFGAIHGDPHLGNYTVREDGGLNLLDFGCIRTFPPEFVRGVVDLYRAIRDGDRALAVHAYETWGFRNLTAEMVDALNIWARFIYGPMLEDRVRTIADGVSPGQYGRAEAQEVHGRLRRLGKITPPREFVFMDRAAIGLGAVFLRLGAELNWHRLFNAMIGDFDTGGLRDAQGRAFCDADVPLPAAAHASA
- a CDS encoding aa3-type cytochrome c oxidase subunit IV, encoding MAKKTEEGARMDIAEHERTWAGFVTFTKWGTISVALVLILMALFLL
- a CDS encoding Re/Si-specific NAD(P)(+) transhydrogenase subunit alpha translates to MKIAIPKETRDKEPRVAATPETVKKFIGLGAEVTVEKGAGAGSYIADALFEEAGAKIAGTHKTCVSGADVVLKVRRPQEKELKDYKSGTVVACLLNPYNDPDTMKACADAGLTVFAMEFIPRITRAQSMDVLSSQANLAGYRAVVEAAALFEKAMPMMMTAAGTVAPAKAFVMGAGVAGLQAIATARRLGAVVTATDVRPAAKEQVESLGAKFIAVEDEEFKQAETAGGYAKEMSEEYRKKQAELVASHVAKQDMVITTALIPGRPAPVLVTEEMVKAMRPGSVIVDLAVEQGGNCPLSKPDEVVEAHGVRIVGYPNMAGRIAVDASALYARNLLNFLTPMIDKEKGALAIDWDDDIVKGTLIARDGAVVHPNFAKSG
- a CDS encoding proton-translocating transhydrogenase family protein; translation: MAQDLNAALETARAARDALDAAIAQAAETAQAMEGTAGAVADAAGHATGIDPFIFRIAIFVLAIFVGYYVVWSVTPALHTPLMSVTNAISSVIVVGALLAVGVSLGDVTSESAGWGAKILGFLALVMASVNIFGGFLVTQRMLAMYKKKT
- a CDS encoding NAD(P)(+) transhydrogenase (Re/Si-specific) subunit beta; translated protein: MSANLAALLYLVSGVLFILALRGLSHPTTSQRGNRMGMVGMAIAVVTTLFVAAPSDLTSWVLILAGIAIGGGIGAKIARDVPMTSMPQLVAAFHSLVGMAAVFVAAAALYAPEAFGIGTLGNIKTASLIEMALGAAIGAITFSGSIIAFLKLDGRMSGKPITFPNQHLVNLALGIALVVLIIWFTATDSALAFWLLALLAFAIGVLIIIPIGGADMPVVVSMLNSYSGWAAAGIGFTLENTALIITGALVGSSGAILSYIMCKGMNRSFFSVILGGFGGETVAAAAGEVEQRPVKQGSAEDAAFVMKNASKVIIVPGYGMAVAQAQHAVREMADLLKEAGVEVKYAIHPVAGRMPGHMNVLLAEAQVPYDEVFELEDINSEFSDADVAFVIGANDVTNPAAKTDKSSPIYGMPVLDVEKARTVLFVKRGMGSGYAGVENELFFRDNTMMLFADAKKMVEAIVRDL